One genomic region from Falco rusticolus isolate bFalRus1 chromosome 19, bFalRus1.pri, whole genome shotgun sequence encodes:
- the EFNA1 gene encoding ephrin-A1 isoform X1, with translation MERRWVPLALLGLGLCWAAAADRHTVFWNSSNPRFLWSDYTVEVRLNDYLDIICPHYEEGSVDPRTMERYTLYLVELEEYQACKPRSKEQIRWECDKPSALHGPEKFSEKFQRFTPFTLGKEFKEGHSYYYISKPIHHHGEACLKLKVMVAGKGTPAPPVPASTQKGRIQAADDAAAHVLRSVGQNSAMRSSSPITFISFLLPLLVPQGL, from the exons ATGGAGCGGCGGTGGGTGCCGCtggccctgctggggctggggctgtgctgggcggcggcggccgaCCGCCACACCGTCTTCTGGAACAGCTCCAACCCCCG gtTCTTGTGGAGCGACTATACAGTGGAGGTGCGCCTCAACGACTACCTGGACATCATCTGCCCGCACTATGAGGAGGGGAGCGTGGACCCCCGCACCATGGAGCGCTACACCCTCTACCTGGTGGAGCTGGAGGAGTACCAGGCCTGCAAGCCCCGCTCCAAGGAGCAGATCCGCTGGGAGTGCGACAAGCCCAGCGCCTTGCACGGCCCAGAAAAGTTCTCGGAGAAGTTCCAGCGCTTCACCCCCTTTACACTGGGCAAGGAGTTCAAGGAAGGGCACAGCTACTACTACATCT CCAAGCCCATTCACCACCACGGGGAAGCATGCCTGAAGCTGAAGGTGATGGTCGCTGGCAAAGGCA CTCCGGCACCGCCTGTCCCTGCCTCTACCCAGAAGGGGAGGATCCAGGCAG cagATGATGCAGCTGCACATGTGCTGAGGAGTGTGGGGCAGAACTCGGCAATGCGGAGCAGCAGCCCCATCACCTTCATCAGCTTCCTCCTGCCACTCCTGGTGCCGCAGGGACTGTGA
- the EFNA1 gene encoding ephrin-A1 isoform X2, with amino-acid sequence MERRWVPLALLGLGLCWAAAADRHTVFWNSSNPRFLWSDYTVEVRLNDYLDIICPHYEEGSVDPRTMERYTLYLVELEEYQACKPRSKEQIRWECDKPSALHGPEKFSEKFQRFTPFTLGKEFKEGHSYYYISKPIHHHGEACLKLKVMVAGKGTPAPPVPASTQKGRIQADDAAAHVLRSVGQNSAMRSSSPITFISFLLPLLVPQGL; translated from the exons ATGGAGCGGCGGTGGGTGCCGCtggccctgctggggctggggctgtgctgggcggcggcggccgaCCGCCACACCGTCTTCTGGAACAGCTCCAACCCCCG gtTCTTGTGGAGCGACTATACAGTGGAGGTGCGCCTCAACGACTACCTGGACATCATCTGCCCGCACTATGAGGAGGGGAGCGTGGACCCCCGCACCATGGAGCGCTACACCCTCTACCTGGTGGAGCTGGAGGAGTACCAGGCCTGCAAGCCCCGCTCCAAGGAGCAGATCCGCTGGGAGTGCGACAAGCCCAGCGCCTTGCACGGCCCAGAAAAGTTCTCGGAGAAGTTCCAGCGCTTCACCCCCTTTACACTGGGCAAGGAGTTCAAGGAAGGGCACAGCTACTACTACATCT CCAAGCCCATTCACCACCACGGGGAAGCATGCCTGAAGCTGAAGGTGATGGTCGCTGGCAAAGGCA CTCCGGCACCGCCTGTCCCTGCCTCTACCCAGAAGGGGAGGATCCAGGCAG ATGATGCAGCTGCACATGTGCTGAGGAGTGTGGGGCAGAACTCGGCAATGCGGAGCAGCAGCCCCATCACCTTCATCAGCTTCCTCCTGCCACTCCTGGTGCCGCAGGGACTGTGA